A window of Argopecten irradians isolate NY chromosome 1, Ai_NY, whole genome shotgun sequence contains these coding sequences:
- the LOC138308751 gene encoding transcriptional regulator ATRX homolog, translating to MSQSEDNPDRACPSQRTTKIEHVPVREKPRQSMSQSEDNPDRACPSQRTTMTEHIPVRGQPRQSVSQSEDNQDRACPSQRTTKIEHVPVRGKPRQSVSQSEDNQDRACPSHRATKIGHVPVRGQPRQSVSQSEDNPDRACPSQRTTQTEHVPVRGQPRQSVSQSEDNQDRACPSQRTTKTELVPVRGQPRQSMSQSEDNQDRACPSQRTTKTERVPVRGQPSQRTTKIEHVPVRGEPRQSVSQSEDNQDRACPSQRTTQTELVPVRGQPRQSLSQSEDNQDRACPSQRTTKTELVPVRGQPRQSMSQSEDNQDRACPSQRTTQTELVPVRGQPRQSVSQSEDNPDRACPSQRTTKTERVPVRGQSRQSLSQSEDNHDRACPSQRTTMTEHIPVRGQPR from the coding sequence ATGTCCCAGTCAGAGGACAACCCAGACAGAGCTTGTCCCAGTCAGAGGACAACCAAGATAGAGCATGTCCCAGTCAGAGAAAAACCCAGACAGAGCATGTCCCAGTCAGAGGACAACCCAGACAGAGCTTGTCCCAGTCAGAGGACAACCATGACAGAGCATATCCCAGTCAGAGGACAACCCAGACAGAGCGTGTCCCAATCAGAGGACAACCAAGACAGAGCATGTCCCAGTCAGAGGACAACCAAGATAGAGCATGTCCCAGTCAGAGGAAAACCCAGACAGAGCGTGTCCCAGTCAGAGGACAACCAAGACAGAGCATGTCCCAGTCACAGGGCAACCAAGATAGGGCATGTCCCAGTCAGAGGACAACCCAGACAGAGCGTGTCCCAGTCAGAGGACAACCCAGACAGAGCATGTCCCAGTCAGAGGACAACCCAGACAGAGCATGTCCCAGTCAGAGGACAACCAAGACAGAGCGTGTCCCAGTCAGAGGACAACCAAGACAGAGCGTGTCCCAGTCAGAGGACAACCAAGACAGAGCTTGTCCCAGTCAGAGGACAACCAAGACAGAGCATGTCCCAGTCAGAGGACAACCAAGACAGAGCGTGTCCCAGTCAGAGGACAACCAAGACAGAGCGTGTCCCAGTCAGAGGACAACCTAGTCAGAGGACAACCAAGATAGAGCATGTCCCAGTCAGAGGAGAACCCAGACAGAGCGTGTCCCAGTCAGAGGACAACCAAGACAGAGCGTGTCCCAGTCAAAGGACAACCCAGACAGAGCTTGTCCCAGTCAGAGGACAACCAAGACAGAGCTTGTCCCAGTCAGAGGACAACCAAGACAGAGCGTGTCCCAGTCAGAGGACAACCAAGACAGAGCTTGTCCCAGTCAGAGGACAACCAAGACAGAGCATGTCCCAGTCAGAGGACAACCAAGACAGAGCGTGTCCCAGTCAGAGGACAACCCAGACAGAGCTTGTCCCAGTCAGAGGACAACCCAGACAGAGCGTGTCCCAGTCAGAGGACAACCCAGACAGAGCTTGTCCCAGTCAGAGGACAACCAAGACAGAGCGTGTCCCAGTCAGAGGACAATCCAGACAGAGCTTGTCCCAGTCAGAGGACAACCATGACAGAGCTTGTCCCAGTCAGAGGACAACCATGACAGAGCATATCCCAGTCAGAGGACAACCAAGATAG